In a genomic window of Streptomyces noursei ATCC 11455:
- a CDS encoding N-acetylmuramoyl-L-alanine amidase yields MRGSAPEDAPRTRHPALRRSATAVAAAALLLPLLAAAPSARAGESPSGALQRAFGDAAARYHVPRSVLLGVSYLESRWDAHGGAPSVSGGYGPMHLTDARAAVARAPEYSADGEDARGDGARPLRTAGRSPSRRVALPAELPARLRTLPTAARLTGLPAARLRTDPAANVRGGAALLAAAQRALGLPTSSDPAKWYTAVARYGSGDDPRSGAAFARDVFGVMRQGLSRTTDAGQRVTLAAAPRLTADATQEKRLSSAATARRAATSGAGGALECPWSVACESWPAPYEQYDDGANYGNHDLADRPKDQRIDAIVIHDTEGSWETTLRLIKDPKYVSWHYTIRSADGLIAQHVRTQDVAWHAGNWYLNSHSIGIEHEGFLASPDAWYTEAMYRASARLVKYLARKYGIPLDRQHILGHDNVPGTVPSTIPGMHTDPGPYWDWAHYFTLLGRPFTRTAGPRGGLVTIRPSYDRNRPVYTDCEKAGQPCAAHGSGAVRLYTAPSESAPLVQDIGLHPDGSASTTGVNDTGARATTGQRFAVAGRSGDWTAIWYLGQRAWFHNPRSHPTAVNAKGLVATPKAGRLEIPVYGRAYPEKEAYPAQVPVQAVTPLPYRLLAGQEYAVGGRVRSEYFYSPTFDVTKHAVVRGQDVYYEIQVGHRVGYVRAADVDVRSSGS; encoded by the coding sequence TTGCGAGGATCCGCACCGGAAGACGCGCCGAGAACCCGCCATCCCGCCCTACGCAGATCCGCCACCGCCGTCGCCGCCGCGGCGCTGCTGCTGCCCCTGCTCGCCGCGGCCCCGTCCGCGCGGGCCGGTGAGTCCCCGTCCGGCGCCCTGCAGCGGGCCTTCGGCGACGCCGCCGCGCGCTACCACGTCCCGCGCAGCGTGCTGCTGGGCGTCTCGTACCTGGAGTCCCGCTGGGATGCCCACGGTGGTGCGCCCAGCGTCTCCGGGGGCTACGGGCCGATGCACCTGACCGACGCCCGGGCGGCCGTGGCGCGGGCGCCGGAGTACAGCGCGGACGGCGAGGACGCCCGCGGCGACGGTGCGCGGCCCCTGCGCACGGCCGGGCGGTCGCCGTCCCGGCGGGTGGCGCTGCCCGCCGAACTCCCGGCCCGGTTGCGGACGTTGCCGACCGCGGCGCGGCTGACCGGGCTGCCGGCGGCGCGGCTGCGCACCGATCCGGCGGCGAACGTGCGGGGCGGGGCCGCCCTGCTGGCCGCCGCGCAGCGCGCGCTGGGGCTGCCGACCAGCAGCGACCCGGCGAAGTGGTACACCGCGGTGGCGCGCTACGGCAGCGGGGACGATCCGCGCAGCGGCGCGGCCTTCGCCCGGGACGTCTTCGGGGTGATGCGGCAGGGGCTGAGCCGCACCACGGACGCGGGCCAGCGGGTCACGCTGGCCGCGGCGCCCCGGCTGACCGCCGACGCCACCCAAGAGAAACGTCTCAGCAGCGCCGCCACCGCCCGCCGCGCCGCCACGTCCGGTGCCGGCGGGGCGTTGGAGTGCCCCTGGTCGGTGGCCTGCGAGTCCTGGCCGGCTCCGTACGAGCAGTACGACGACGGGGCCAACTACGGCAACCACGATCTGGCCGACCGCCCGAAGGACCAGCGGATCGACGCCATCGTCATCCATGACACCGAGGGGTCGTGGGAGACCACGCTGCGGCTGATCAAGGACCCCAAGTACGTGTCCTGGCACTACACCATCCGCTCGGCGGACGGGCTGATCGCGCAGCACGTGCGGACCCAGGACGTCGCCTGGCACGCGGGCAACTGGTACCTCAACTCGCACTCGATCGGCATCGAGCACGAGGGGTTCCTCGCGTCGCCGGACGCCTGGTACACGGAGGCGATGTACCGCGCCTCGGCCCGCCTGGTGAAGTACCTGGCGAGGAAGTACGGCATCCCGCTGGACCGGCAGCACATCCTGGGCCACGACAACGTGCCCGGCACGGTCCCCTCGACGATCCCGGGGATGCACACCGACCCCGGCCCGTACTGGGACTGGGCGCACTACTTCACCCTGCTGGGCCGGCCGTTCACCCGTACCGCGGGCCCGCGCGGCGGCCTGGTCACCATCCGCCCGTCCTACGACCGCAACCGGCCGGTCTACACCGACTGCGAGAAGGCCGGGCAGCCCTGTGCGGCGCACGGATCCGGCGCGGTGCGGCTGTACACCGCGCCCAGCGAGAGCGCGCCGCTGGTCCAGGACATCGGGCTGCACCCGGACGGCTCCGCCTCCACCACCGGGGTGAACGACACCGGGGCGCGGGCCACGACCGGCCAGCGGTTCGCGGTGGCGGGCCGGTCCGGCGACTGGACGGCGATCTGGTACCTCGGGCAGCGGGCGTGGTTCCACAACCCGCGCTCGCACCCGACGGCGGTGAACGCCAAGGGCCTGGTGGCCACGCCGAAGGCCGGCCGACTGGAGATCCCGGTCTACGGGCGGGCGTACCCGGAGAAGGAGGCGTATCCGGCGCAGGTGCCGGTGCAGGCGGTCACCCCGCTGCCGTACCGGCTGCTGGCCGGCCAGGAGTACGCGGTCGGCGGGCGGGTGCGGTCGGAGTACTTCTACTCCCCGACCTTCGACGTGACCAAGCACGCGGTGGTCCGGGGCCAGGACGTGTACTACGAGATCCAGGTCGGGCACCGGGTCGGCTATGTGCGGGCGGCCGACGTGGACGTCCGGTCCTCGGGGTCGTAG
- a CDS encoding aminoglycoside phosphotransferase family protein — protein sequence MYAASSAVTAPTRTYRPHPHGSGPYLDPSPAAGAVTGLPGGRNRRAQGMGTQPLSGRLDLSGPQGAQLRAAVASVHRICPEFNPVQVLRRGGKSVLLLGTTGRMSAVAKCLLDHSPAWAESFRQEISAYRAFVRHRPPVRVPRLVAADPDNCTLVVERMPGRVAALARHPSEAPPRADVRAALAAICRVNAWRPPAGLFDAPLDYAGRIGRYHDLGLLTDRDMGDLQKLLHGLAHTQGQFCHGDALLNNVLLSPAGPVLLDWDNAGWYLPGYDLATLWTVLGDAPVARRHISQLAQAAGTTARDAFLVNLMLVLTREIRRYETAVQRTMREPAPTTTPGAGHHPGAPTAGEEQRLLLRRLHDDAQMARRAVRAAVGTR from the coding sequence ATGTATGCAGCATCGTCCGCCGTGACCGCCCCCACCCGGACGTACCGCCCGCACCCCCACGGGAGCGGGCCGTATCTCGATCCCTCCCCGGCCGCGGGGGCGGTGACCGGACTCCCCGGCGGCCGGAACCGGCGGGCACAGGGGATGGGCACCCAACCGCTCAGCGGGAGACTCGATTTGTCCGGCCCCCAGGGCGCCCAGCTGCGCGCCGCCGTCGCCTCAGTGCACCGCATCTGCCCGGAGTTCAATCCGGTCCAGGTGTTGCGCCGCGGCGGGAAGTCCGTACTGCTCCTGGGGACGACCGGTCGGATGAGCGCCGTCGCCAAGTGTTTACTGGACCACTCCCCCGCGTGGGCCGAGAGCTTCCGGCAGGAAATAAGTGCGTACCGGGCGTTCGTCCGGCACCGTCCGCCGGTCCGGGTGCCGCGGCTGGTGGCGGCCGACCCCGACAACTGCACGCTGGTGGTGGAGCGCATGCCGGGGCGGGTGGCGGCCCTGGCGCGGCACCCCTCCGAGGCCCCGCCGCGGGCCGATGTGCGGGCCGCGCTGGCGGCGATCTGCCGGGTCAACGCCTGGCGTCCGCCCGCCGGGCTGTTCGACGCCCCGCTGGACTACGCCGGCCGGATCGGGCGCTATCACGATCTGGGACTGCTCACCGACCGCGACATGGGCGATCTGCAGAAGCTGCTGCACGGGCTGGCGCACACCCAGGGCCAGTTCTGCCACGGCGACGCCCTGTTGAACAACGTCCTGCTCTCGCCCGCCGGCCCGGTGCTGCTGGACTGGGACAACGCGGGCTGGTACCTGCCGGGTTACGACCTGGCGACGCTGTGGACGGTGCTCGGCGACGCGCCGGTGGCCCGCCGGCACATCAGCCAGCTCGCCCAGGCGGCGGGCACCACCGCGCGGGACGCCTTCCTGGTGAACCTCATGCTGGTGCTCACCCGCGAGATCCGGCGGTACGAGACCGCGGTGCAGCGGACCATGCGCGAGCCCGCACCGACCACCACTCCGGGGGCGGGCCACCACCCCGGGGCACCCACGGCGGGCGAGGAGCAGCGACTGCTGCTGCGCAGGCTGCACGACGACGCGCAGATGGCGCGGCGGGCGGTGCGGGCGGCGGTCGGCACCCGCTGA